A single window of Vigna unguiculata cultivar IT97K-499-35 chromosome 1, ASM411807v1, whole genome shotgun sequence DNA harbors:
- the LOC114177793 gene encoding sister chromatid cohesion protein DCC1 yields the protein MESPQPGSRGAEALKDVAPGSSISVKYHPLFGPHDDLLLLELDEKLLPDVLHERVVLRGQPDEDAVLCTQSRTYAMKFVGTSNSVLLIPPANHSEFCENPQKNDSNKEEEKVVAPVIKVVSGNMELVEAAPRLDKLKSFLLEKTYNFEEYDDGNLEDNVESTIGLYSWNDLVDNIQASDEELRSGLQALSAVEINGYWRLVDGSYMDMILGMLLKNSVLNDWSLNALNEDEVVSTLVSDGFPGVLARHCLHTYGTKVNEDMPDCVWKLDEKRVCIHFAREILKSGKRKLESFMDEWRKKVPDGMQPTFDLVEGEVLIERIGVETWIRAFSVASLPSNPAERFAILFRERTKWEWKDLQPYVRDLKVPGLSSEGLLLKYTRRTQPSPDAEPVFSAR from the exons ATGGAATCGCCGCAGCCAGGTTCAAGAGGAGCAGAAGCTCTTAAAGATGTAGCCCCTGGTTCATCTATTTCTGTTAAATATCACCCACTTTTTGGACCTCATGATGACCTCCTCCTTCTAGAGCTTGATGAGAAACTTCTCCCAGATGTGCTGCATGAAAG GGTGGTCTTGAGAGGACAGCCTGATGAGGATGCAGTTCTTTGTACTCAATCCAGAACATATGCTATGAAGTTTGTTGGAACTTCCAATTCGGTTCTGCTTATACCACCAGCGAATCATTCAGAATTTTGTGAAAATCCACAAAAGAATGATAGTAATAAGGAAGAAGAGAAAGTTGTTGCACCTGTAATCAAAGTTGTATCTGGTAATATGGAGCTTGTCGAGGCAGCTCCCAGACTTGATAAACTTAAGTcttttcttttagaaaagaCTTACAATTTTGAGGAATATGATGATGGAAATTTAGAAGACAACGTGGAATCTACAATAGGATTATATAGCTGGAATGATCTTGTTGACAATATCCAAGCTAGTGATGAGGAGTTAAGGTCTGGACTGCAGGCTCTTTCTGCAGTGGAGATTAATGGATATTGGAGATTAGTAGATGGGAGTTACATGGACATGATTCTTGGAATGCTTTTGAAAAATTCGGTGTTAAATGATTGGTCACTTAATGCTTTAAACGAAGATGAAGTTGTTAGTACGCTGGTATCAGATGGATTTCCTGGGGTGCTGGCAAGGCATTGTTTGCATACATATGGCACCAAAGTAAATGAAGACATGCCTGACTGTGTCTGGAAGTTGGATGAGAAGCGAGTGTGCATACATTTTGCAAGAGAAATCCTGAAAAGTGGTAAAAGGAAGTTAGAAAGTTTCATGGATGAGTGGCGGAAGAAGGTTCCAGATGGAATGCAGCCCACTTTTGATCTTGTGGAAGGAGAGGTATTAATAGAGAGAATTGGAGTTGAGACATGGATTCGCGCCTTCAGCGTGGCATCTCTGCCTTCCAATCCAGCTGAGCGTTTCGCCATTCTTTTCAGAGAGAGGACAAAATGGGAATGGAAAGATCTGCAGCCATATGTCAG AGATCTGAAGGTACCAGGTCTTTCTTCAGAAGGTTTGCTACTCAAATACACTCGAAGGACACAACCATCACCTGATGCGGAACCAGTTTTCAGCGCAAGATAG